The following proteins are co-located in the Trichormus variabilis 0441 genome:
- a CDS encoding pentapeptide repeat-containing protein, which translates to MNAELYNADVESVVLTNTDLRGAILYGAYSR; encoded by the coding sequence ATCAACGCCGAACTCTACAATGCTGATGTAGAAAGCGTTGTTCTGACTAATACTGATTTAAGGGGAGCTATTTTATACGGTGCTTACTCTAGATAA
- a CDS encoding DUF3011 domain-containing protein — MLSVAPPASAQQIITCESQNNRRNVCIAPSTGRVRLVRQLSNASCRGNWGQNRNRIWVRNGCRAEFSTANSRYGRGGRYNRDTRYNRDRDSRYNRDDRYNRW; from the coding sequence ATGTTGAGTGTTGCTCCCCCTGCCTCAGCTCAACAAATCATAACTTGTGAGAGTCAAAATAATCGGAGGAACGTTTGTATCGCACCCTCAACAGGTAGAGTGAGGTTGGTTAGGCAGTTGTCTAATGCTAGCTGTAGAGGAAATTGGGGTCAGAACAGAAATCGTATTTGGGTGAGAAACGGTTGTCGAGCCGAGTTCTCAACTGCTAATTCTAGATATGGCAGAGGTGGCAGGTATAACAGAGATACCCGATACAACAGAGACAGAGACAGCAGATACAACAGAGACGATAGGTATAACAGATGGTAG
- a CDS encoding DUF3370 domain-containing protein, producing MPNTVFSPLLILVLGLTLTQTIGCANNPDDSVVAQTSTKPEPQIVVQPGEIRALPGKLDNIPVFNSNSPEWVKSEGILLSTFPTNGKKTPTAHLNFPFQGRFDLFAHHYTHTPKDLQTLYLGVIVNNPGKKPVTVDVLQAASYLMQDAPFVTLPPYIENNDGKAYSGPGARAVADVLRGVRQADFPAKLVIPPGQSRMLLNHPIPVRNLAKPVNGRSSFLRLRSSDKIYTASLAMFAKKNTDGSDRAPTMAEWQALLNNGNFAGPRDKTPTPPNATSGALIYGRVAGVSQGSQWQAILTDNPQATTLTIPQVGKGISYPIVTLRGGRLGTGQSQTAKMLVRYPDTAYEAHGNYGVEYNLNLPLKNNTNQTQKVTITLETPLKEDKLSQGGVRFRKPSLDFPFFRGTVRLRYFDDQGKQKTRYVHLWHRTGQVLEPLVQLVMPPSSRRNVQVDVIYPPDSTPPQILTVRTSSINN from the coding sequence ATGCCAAATACAGTATTTTCCCCTTTACTCATACTCGTATTAGGACTTACTCTTACTCAAACTATCGGTTGTGCAAATAATCCAGATGATTCTGTCGTTGCCCAAACTTCGACGAAGCCAGAACCTCAAATTGTTGTACAGCCAGGGGAAATTAGGGCTTTACCAGGAAAGTTAGATAACATCCCTGTATTTAACAGTAATAGTCCAGAGTGGGTAAAGAGTGAAGGAATTTTGCTGTCTACTTTTCCCACAAATGGTAAAAAAACACCAACAGCACACCTCAATTTTCCTTTTCAGGGACGGTTTGATTTATTTGCCCACCATTACACCCACACACCTAAGGATTTACAAACGCTTTACCTGGGGGTAATTGTCAATAATCCTGGGAAAAAACCTGTGACAGTCGATGTCTTACAAGCAGCCAGTTATCTGATGCAGGATGCACCTTTTGTCACCTTACCCCCCTACATAGAAAACAACGATGGTAAAGCCTACTCAGGGCCAGGGGCTAGGGCTGTTGCTGATGTTTTGCGGGGTGTGAGACAGGCTGATTTTCCCGCTAAGTTGGTGATTCCCCCTGGACAAAGCCGGATGTTGCTGAATCATCCTATTCCTGTACGGAATTTGGCAAAGCCTGTCAATGGTCGCTCAAGTTTTTTGCGTTTGCGGAGTAGCGATAAAATTTACACAGCAAGCTTGGCGATGTTTGCTAAAAAAAATACTGATGGTTCTGACCGTGCGCCTACTATGGCTGAATGGCAAGCTTTACTCAATAATGGTAACTTTGCTGGGCCACGGGATAAAACGCCTACTCCACCCAATGCTACCAGTGGGGCGTTGATTTATGGTCGTGTGGCTGGCGTTTCTCAAGGTTCCCAATGGCAAGCCATTCTCACTGATAATCCCCAGGCAACAACTCTCACCATACCCCAAGTCGGCAAAGGCATTTCTTACCCTATAGTAACTCTGCGTGGTGGTCGATTGGGTACAGGACAAAGCCAAACAGCTAAGATGCTGGTGCGCTATCCTGATACGGCATATGAAGCGCATGGTAATTACGGTGTGGAATATAACCTCAACTTGCCCTTGAAGAATAACACTAACCAAACGCAAAAGGTGACTATTACTTTAGAAACACCCTTAAAGGAAGATAAGTTATCTCAAGGTGGTGTACGCTTTCGTAAACCTTCCTTAGACTTTCCCTTTTTCCGAGGTACAGTCAGGCTACGTTACTTTGATGACCAGGGAAAACAAAAGACGCGTTACGTACATTTATGGCATAGAACCGGACAGGTTTTAGAACCATTAGTACAACTTGTTATGCCACCATCAAGTAGACGCAATGTGCAGGTAGATGTAATTTATCCACCAGATTCCACACCACCCCAGATTTTGACTGTAAGAACTTCGTCAATTAATAATTAG
- a CDS encoding small RNA NsiR4-regulated ssr1528 family protein: MTAETNVANSDTKGADAIDEAIAKGIDFDGTPIPPVKLELYHKVMALEANRQRSGVSNTMRSRIIRIGAKHIPQAELDQLLIEAGFAPLKEKDIAFFYGGK, encoded by the coding sequence ATGACTGCTGAAACTAACGTAGCCAATTCTGATACGAAAGGTGCTGATGCTATTGATGAAGCGATCGCTAAAGGTATCGATTTTGATGGTACACCTATTCCCCCTGTGAAGCTAGAACTATATCACAAAGTCATGGCCTTGGAAGCAAATAGACAGCGTAGTGGTGTATCTAATACTATGCGATCGCGCATCATCCGTATTGGCGCAAAACATATTCCTCAAGCAGAACTTGATCAATTACTGATAGAAGCAGGCTTTGCACCCCTGAAAGAAAAAGATATTGCCTTTTTCTACGGCGGTAAGTAA
- a CDS encoding serine/threonine-protein kinase, whose protein sequence is MICCLNPDCLNPLNADGKKSCQSCGTTLVPLLRNRFRVVRVLSDEGGFGRTYLSEDKDKLNEPCVIKQLAPKFQGTWSQKKAVELFAEEAKRLQELGEHPQIPTLMAYFEQDNCLYLVQQFINGQNLLKELQQRKNYRPGEIQAILLDLLPVLKFIHDRGVIHRDIKPENIIRCRTDGRLNLIDFGSSKQLTAKVQNFGTSIGSHGYSPLEQIRDGKAYAASDLFALGATCFHLITSVSPFQLWMEHGYSWVSNWRQYLRSPLTPELDFVLDKLLQKDLKHRYTSADEVIKDITPKQPLALPAAGQTSGKIPVPQTTYLSKSPKKYSLLRSVVLLSALVLLFGFSESWFSQYLRIYSSLSARLTQNKAGEVVLAQPHKTTLRTISLANTLPSDENAFVSLAISPNGQIIASCGSDRSIKIWQLATGEDISTLNGHSRKVNAVVFSPDGKTLVSGSDDNTIKIWNLKTGQVIRTITGHSDAVHTLAISPNGKTLVSGSDDNTVKVWNLNTGRLINTLTGHTFWVRSVAISPDGVNIASGSFDKTVKIWNLETGNLTHTLAGNGETVTSIAFSPDGNTLASASRDRTIKIWKVGAGTRVRTLKGSTETITSIAFSPDGNTLASASRDQTIKLWNLETGEEIRTLEGHENTVTTVAFTPDGANLVSGSEDNTMRIWRIGN, encoded by the coding sequence ATGATCTGCTGCTTAAATCCAGATTGCCTAAATCCATTAAATGCTGATGGAAAAAAGTCGTGTCAAAGTTGTGGTACTACCTTAGTACCGCTTTTGAGGAATCGTTTTCGTGTTGTGCGAGTACTTTCTGATGAGGGGGGATTTGGCAGAACTTATCTATCAGAAGATAAAGATAAATTAAATGAACCTTGTGTTATTAAGCAACTAGCACCAAAGTTTCAAGGTACTTGGTCACAAAAAAAAGCTGTGGAGTTATTTGCTGAGGAAGCCAAGCGCTTACAAGAACTCGGCGAACACCCCCAAATTCCCACCTTGATGGCTTATTTTGAGCAAGACAACTGTCTGTATTTGGTGCAGCAGTTTATTAATGGGCAAAATCTCCTCAAGGAGTTGCAGCAGCGTAAGAATTATCGACCAGGGGAAATTCAAGCAATTTTACTAGATTTACTGCCTGTTCTTAAGTTTATTCACGATCGCGGTGTGATTCATCGAGATATCAAACCGGAAAATATTATCCGGTGTCGCACCGATGGGCGATTAAATCTCATTGACTTTGGTTCATCTAAACAATTAACCGCCAAAGTACAGAATTTTGGCACATCCATTGGCTCACATGGTTACTCACCACTAGAACAAATTCGGGATGGTAAGGCTTATGCTGCTAGTGATTTGTTTGCCTTGGGGGCTACCTGCTTTCACCTCATAACTAGTGTTTCGCCATTCCAATTGTGGATGGAACACGGTTATAGCTGGGTGTCCAATTGGCGGCAATATTTACGCAGTCCCTTAACGCCTGAATTAGATTTTGTGCTGGACAAGCTGCTGCAAAAAGACCTCAAGCACCGCTACACATCGGCTGATGAAGTTATTAAAGATATCACTCCCAAACAGCCCCTCGCTTTACCAGCCGCCGGCCAGACTTCTGGAAAAATCCCTGTACCTCAGACGACATATTTATCTAAGTCACCCAAGAAATATTCCCTACTAAGAAGTGTAGTCTTGCTTAGTGCTTTAGTTTTGCTATTTGGTTTTAGCGAATCTTGGTTTAGCCAATATCTACGGATTTACAGCAGTTTATCCGCCAGATTAACTCAGAATAAGGCTGGTGAAGTGGTTTTAGCACAGCCCCACAAAACAACTTTGAGAACTATTTCTCTGGCTAACACTCTTCCCAGTGACGAAAACGCGTTTGTTTCCCTCGCTATTAGTCCTAATGGTCAAATCATAGCTAGCTGTGGTAGCGATCGCTCCATTAAAATTTGGCAGTTAGCTACAGGTGAAGATATTTCTACCTTGAACGGACACTCCCGAAAAGTGAATGCTGTAGTTTTTAGCCCAGATGGGAAAACTTTAGTTAGTGGTAGTGACGATAACACTATCAAAATCTGGAATCTGAAAACTGGGCAAGTAATTCGCACCATAACAGGACATAGCGATGCAGTTCATACCCTCGCCATCAGTCCCAATGGCAAAACCTTAGTTAGTGGTAGTGATGATAACACCGTTAAAGTCTGGAATTTAAATACAGGAAGATTGATAAATACTCTTACCGGACATACATTTTGGGTGCGTTCCGTTGCTATTAGTCCCGATGGTGTGAATATTGCTAGTGGCAGTTTTGATAAAACTGTGAAAATTTGGAACTTAGAAACGGGAAATTTAACTCACACACTGGCGGGAAATGGCGAAACAGTGACATCAATCGCCTTTAGTCCCGATGGTAACACTCTTGCCAGTGCCAGCCGCGATCGCACCATTAAAATTTGGAAGGTAGGCGCAGGTACCAGAGTCCGTACATTAAAAGGTAGTACAGAAACAATTACATCAATTGCCTTTAGTCCAGATGGTAACACTCTTGCTAGTGCCAGCCGCGACCAGACTATCAAGTTGTGGAATTTGGAAACTGGTGAGGAAATTCGCACCCTAGAAGGACATGAAAATACTGTGACAACCGTCGCCTTTACTCCTGATGGGGCAAACCTAGTTAGTGGTAGTGAAGATAACACTATGAGAATTTGGCGTATTGGTAATTGA
- a CDS encoding ABC transporter ATP-binding protein yields MSNTISLTDSLVPHPAPQSAIIRLENIFKVYGIGETEVKALNDVNLVINEGEYCSIMGPSGSGKSTAMNIIGCLDRPTEGHYYLDGLDVAQMNDKDLAHIRNRKLGFVFQQFHLLPQLSALENVMLPMVYADVTPNERRDRATEALIRVGLEKRLNNKPTQLSGGQQQRVAIARAIVNRPVVLLADEPTGALDSRTTQEVLDIFTELNSGGITVVMVTHEPEVARQTKRIVWFKDGQVVHSHMTPADLTDGF; encoded by the coding sequence ATGTCAAACACAATTTCTCTTACCGATTCCCTCGTTCCTCATCCTGCACCACAGTCAGCAATTATTCGCCTAGAAAATATTTTTAAAGTTTATGGTATTGGGGAAACTGAAGTTAAAGCCCTCAATGATGTGAATTTGGTAATTAATGAGGGTGAGTATTGTTCCATTATGGGGCCTTCGGGTTCTGGTAAATCCACAGCGATGAATATTATTGGCTGTTTGGATCGTCCTACAGAAGGACATTATTATTTAGATGGTCTGGATGTGGCGCAAATGAATGATAAAGATTTGGCGCATATCCGCAACAGAAAATTGGGGTTTGTGTTTCAACAATTCCATTTGTTACCCCAACTATCGGCTTTAGAAAACGTTATGCTACCGATGGTTTATGCTGATGTTACCCCCAATGAAAGACGCGATCGCGCCACAGAAGCTTTGATTCGTGTAGGCTTAGAAAAACGCCTCAACAACAAACCTACTCAATTATCTGGTGGACAACAACAAAGAGTAGCGATCGCCCGTGCCATTGTCAATCGTCCCGTCGTCCTCTTAGCAGATGAACCAACAGGCGCACTTGATTCCCGCACTACCCAAGAGGTGTTGGATATTTTTACCGAATTAAATAGCGGTGGAATTACAGTAGTTATGGTCACGCACGAACCAGAAGTTGCTCGGCAAACCAAACGCATTGTATGGTTTAAAGACGGTCAAGTAGTTCATTCCCACATGACACCTGCTGATTTAACAGATGGCTTTTAA
- a CDS encoding NAD-binding protein, with amino-acid sequence MKPRIIVCGLGRTGYKIFRLLRQQGAFVVGIHHKPIPGEAGGDVIIGNLQTAATLAAAGIHQAQTLVIASSDDAVNLSIMMQARVLNPHIRIINRFYNINLGDRLDQTLPEHLSMSVIGLAAPLFTFAALGNQAIGQIKLYEQTWPVQEEYIDENHPWLGRKLSDLWECPTRMPIYYLPVEGEMSLVSAVLSGQHLRIGDRLIVGIQPRIRSNRRSLIKKCLKVLTSLRQFQQHGQSIIVGAIVLLAIVIIATLTYMSTELSLSMVDALYFSVGMITGAGGNDKVAENAPNSIKLFTVVMMLVGAVVIGIWYAMITDFILGTRFKQFWDAARIPLRHHYIVCGLSGVGSKIVQQLHTSGYEVVVIETDSNNKYVNSVRGLGIPVIQGDASFRTTLKTSNIDSAAAVLAVTNNDATNLEIALKAKGLAPKIPVIVHYADPDFAGIAQQVFDFEAVLSSAELAAPAFAAAALGGRILGNGITADKLWVAFATLITPSHPFCGHVVKDIAMSADFVPLYVEANGQRVHGWNLLATYLREGDVLYLTMPANQLYKLWRDERACNA; translated from the coding sequence ATGAAACCTCGAATTATTGTTTGTGGCTTAGGACGAACTGGATATAAAATCTTCCGTTTGCTGAGACAGCAAGGTGCGTTTGTAGTAGGTATTCATCACAAACCCATCCCTGGCGAAGCTGGGGGAGATGTAATTATTGGCAATTTACAAACGGCTGCTACCTTAGCAGCCGCAGGGATTCATCAAGCACAAACTTTGGTGATTGCTAGCTCGGATGATGCTGTAAATTTGTCGATTATGATGCAGGCAAGGGTGCTAAATCCGCATATTCGGATTATTAACCGCTTTTACAATATTAATTTAGGCGATCGCCTAGATCAAACTCTGCCAGAACACCTGAGTATGAGTGTGATTGGATTAGCCGCACCATTATTTACTTTTGCTGCTTTAGGAAATCAAGCAATTGGGCAGATCAAGTTATATGAGCAGACTTGGCCTGTCCAAGAAGAGTATATTGATGAAAATCATCCTTGGCTTGGTCGTAAGTTAAGTGACCTGTGGGAGTGTCCGACACGGATGCCGATTTATTACTTACCTGTGGAAGGGGAGATGAGTTTGGTATCGGCGGTACTGTCTGGACAACACTTAAGAATAGGCGATCGCTTAATCGTGGGTATCCAGCCCCGTATCCGTTCTAACAGACGATCCTTAATCAAAAAATGCCTGAAAGTTCTCACTAGTTTACGGCAATTTCAGCAACATGGACAATCGATAATTGTGGGGGCGATCGTTTTACTGGCGATCGTTATAATTGCTACCCTCACCTATATGTCTACTGAATTGAGCTTATCTATGGTTGATGCGCTCTATTTTTCTGTAGGTATGATTACTGGTGCAGGTGGCAATGACAAGGTAGCGGAAAATGCTCCCAACAGTATCAAATTATTCACTGTGGTTATGATGCTGGTTGGCGCTGTGGTAATTGGTATTTGGTATGCCATGATCACAGATTTTATTCTGGGTACACGCTTCAAGCAGTTTTGGGATGCAGCCCGGATTCCCCTGCGTCATCACTATATTGTCTGTGGTTTAAGCGGTGTTGGTAGTAAAATTGTTCAGCAACTTCATACCAGTGGTTATGAAGTGGTAGTGATTGAAACTGACTCCAACAATAAATACGTCAATTCTGTACGTGGGTTAGGTATTCCCGTAATTCAAGGCGATGCCAGTTTCCGTACCACCCTCAAAACCAGCAATATAGATTCTGCGGCCGCCGTGCTAGCTGTAACCAATAATGATGCTACTAACCTAGAGATCGCCCTAAAAGCTAAAGGTTTAGCCCCTAAGATTCCCGTAATTGTCCACTATGCCGACCCTGATTTTGCAGGTATAGCGCAACAAGTATTTGACTTTGAAGCGGTATTAAGTTCAGCAGAATTGGCAGCACCAGCCTTTGCGGCGGCGGCTTTGGGCGGACGTATTTTGGGTAACGGCATCACCGCAGATAAACTTTGGGTAGCATTTGCCACTTTAATTACGCCGTCACATCCTTTTTGTGGTCATGTGGTCAAAGATATAGCCATGTCGGCTGACTTTGTGCCTTTATATGTAGAAGCTAATGGTCAAAGGGTTCACGGCTGGAACTTATTAGCAACATACCTGAGGGAAGGCGATGTTTTATATTTAACAATGCCAGCAAATCAGCTATATAAATTGTGGCGTGACGAACGGGCGTGTAATGCCTAG
- the gyrA gene encoding DNA gyrase subunit A: protein MAKQLNLLSTGQVITTALHTEMQRSYLEYAMSVIVGRALPDVRDGLKPVHRRILYAMHELGLTPDRPYRKCARVVGDVLGKYHPHGDQAVYDALVRLVQDFSSRYPLLGGHGNFGSVDNDPPAAMRYTETRLAPISHEGMLTEIGEETVEFVGNFDNSQQEPTVLPAQLPFLLLNGCSGIAVGMATNIPPHNLGEIVDGLIALIDQPDLADEKLLELIPGPDFPTGGEIVGETGIREAYITGKGGIVLRGVATVEEIPGGRGSKRRMAIIVTELPYQVNKAGWIEKVAELVNQGRLQGISDLRDESDREGMRVVIELKRDTNPQEVLQHLYHQTALQTNFGAILLAIVEGQPRQLSLRQLLQEFLNFREHTLNRRYSYELGKAASRLNTVEGLLKALSNLDEVIEILRQAPDGSTAKVTLCSQLDLSEDQADAILSMPLRRLTSLEQQNLQREFGELSEQITLLDRLLSDRKELLKALKKDLRSLKRKYGDPRRTKLGAKSLEELPKNKKADKHNSSAKTDEDTENLSPLEPAEEAILEITHRGYLRRIQPGKKSKVENGLLEHDFIIQTNITDTHKELLVLTNGGKLYPVKVGDIPLTTGRSPRGTPLITMLTTTAQGNQEPVVSRLLLPENLAAQQLILLTKQGRIKRLSLEELTNLTRRGVTILKLKDDDELLLTQFSKAGQHLILASSGGRLLRFSANDEQLPIMGRTAMGLQAFRLLRNQCMVGCVNAAQAEYLLLVTEEGYAKRLPVNQIKSANRGDLGTQSMKFVNKTDNLAAMVGANTSSEVALLTNRERVVRISTDTVPILPRDGKGETILQLNRDEKVIAVVEVR, encoded by the coding sequence ATGGCAAAACAGTTAAACCTTCTCTCCACGGGACAGGTAATCACAACAGCCCTGCACACAGAGATGCAACGGTCTTATCTCGAATATGCCATGAGTGTGATTGTTGGCCGAGCATTACCAGATGTTCGTGATGGCTTAAAGCCAGTTCATCGGCGGATTTTATATGCCATGCACGAACTTGGTTTAACCCCCGATAGACCATACCGGAAATGCGCCCGTGTGGTGGGGGATGTGCTGGGTAAATACCACCCTCATGGCGATCAAGCTGTTTATGATGCTTTGGTGAGGCTGGTGCAGGATTTTTCCAGCCGTTACCCTTTACTTGGTGGACATGGTAATTTTGGCAGCGTCGATAATGACCCACCGGCGGCGATGCGTTACACAGAAACGCGTCTAGCTCCCATTAGTCATGAGGGAATGCTGACAGAAATTGGTGAAGAAACTGTGGAATTTGTGGGTAACTTTGATAACTCCCAACAAGAGCCGACAGTATTACCTGCTCAGTTGCCGTTTTTATTGCTGAATGGTTGTTCAGGAATTGCGGTGGGGATGGCGACAAATATTCCCCCGCATAATTTAGGGGAAATAGTTGATGGTTTGATTGCCCTCATTGACCAACCAGATTTAGCTGATGAAAAATTATTAGAGTTGATACCGGGGCCAGACTTTCCCACTGGTGGGGAAATAGTTGGTGAGACTGGGATTCGGGAAGCTTATATCACGGGTAAAGGTGGTATTGTCCTGCGGGGTGTGGCTACCGTTGAGGAAATTCCTGGCGGTAGGGGAAGTAAACGCCGGATGGCAATTATCGTCACGGAATTGCCTTATCAGGTGAATAAGGCTGGCTGGATTGAGAAAGTCGCGGAATTAGTCAATCAAGGCCGCCTGCAAGGAATTTCTGATCTGCGGGATGAAAGCGATCGCGAAGGGATGCGGGTTGTGATTGAACTCAAACGGGATACCAATCCCCAAGAAGTTCTCCAGCATTTGTATCATCAAACAGCTTTGCAAACTAACTTTGGGGCAATTCTTTTGGCTATTGTTGAGGGACAACCCCGCCAGTTAAGTTTGCGGCAATTGTTACAAGAGTTTTTGAATTTTCGAGAACACACCCTCAATCGTCGCTACAGTTATGAGTTGGGTAAAGCAGCCAGCAGATTAAACACCGTCGAAGGTTTACTCAAAGCCTTATCTAACTTAGATGAGGTCATCGAAATTTTGCGACAAGCACCCGATGGAAGTACGGCGAAAGTTACCCTGTGTAGCCAACTAGATTTGAGTGAAGACCAAGCAGATGCAATTTTGTCCATGCCATTGCGTCGCCTTACCAGTTTAGAACAACAGAACTTACAGCGTGAGTTTGGGGAACTGAGCGAACAGATCACTTTGTTGGATCGGTTATTAAGCGATCGCAAAGAATTACTCAAGGCGCTGAAAAAAGATTTGCGATCGCTCAAACGAAAATACGGCGATCCTCGACGCACAAAGTTAGGCGCTAAAAGTTTGGAGGAACTACCCAAAAATAAAAAGGCTGATAAACACAATAGTTCTGCCAAAACAGATGAAGATACAGAAAATCTTTCACCTTTAGAACCTGCGGAAGAAGCGATTTTAGAGATTACCCATCGCGGATACCTACGCCGGATTCAGCCAGGGAAAAAATCTAAGGTGGAAAATGGTCTGCTAGAACATGACTTCATTATCCAAACCAACATCACCGACACCCACAAAGAATTATTAGTACTCACCAACGGCGGTAAACTCTACCCAGTGAAAGTGGGAGACATTCCCCTAACTACTGGACGTTCACCAAGGGGAACACCATTGATTACCATGCTAACTACCACAGCCCAAGGTAATCAAGAACCCGTAGTCAGCCGCCTTTTACTACCAGAAAATTTGGCGGCGCAACAATTAATTCTCTTAACTAAGCAGGGAAGAATTAAACGCCTATCGTTGGAAGAATTAACTAACTTGACTCGTCGTGGTGTAACGATTTTAAAACTCAAAGATGATGATGAATTACTCTTAACTCAGTTCAGTAAAGCAGGACAGCACCTAATTTTGGCTAGTTCTGGGGGACGATTGTTGAGATTCTCTGCCAATGATGAACAACTACCAATTATGGGTAGGACGGCGATGGGTTTACAAGCATTCCGGTTGCTGAGAAATCAGTGTATGGTTGGTTGCGTGAATGCAGCACAAGCAGAGTATTTATTGTTAGTCACTGAGGAAGGATACGCGAAACGCTTACCAGTCAATCAGATCAAGTCAGCAAATCGAGGTGACTTAGGTACACAATCCATGAAATTTGTCAATAAAACCGATAATCTCGCGGCTATGGTAGGGGCAAATACCTCTAGTGAAGTGGCATTACTTACCAATAGAGAGCGAGTAGTGCGGATATCCACAGACACAGTACCGATATTGCCCAGAGATGGTAAAGGTGAAACCATCCTCCAACTCAACCGCGATGAAAAAGTGATTGCAGTTGTGGAAGTGCGATAA
- a CDS encoding response regulator, producing the protein MKTVLIVEDDLINARVFSKILTKRGGLGVKHTENVDEVMKIAQLGEADLILMDVSLSRSVYQGKSVDGIKITQMLKSDPQTANLPVILVTAHAMEGDRENFLRLSGADGYISKPVVDHQQFVDQIIALLPSDNH; encoded by the coding sequence ATGAAAACTGTTTTGATTGTCGAAGACGATCTAATTAATGCTCGTGTATTTTCCAAAATTTTGACCAAGCGCGGTGGCTTAGGCGTGAAACATACTGAAAATGTAGATGAGGTGATGAAAATTGCTCAGTTAGGAGAGGCAGACCTAATTCTAATGGATGTTTCTCTATCTAGGAGTGTTTATCAAGGCAAATCTGTGGATGGGATCAAGATTACACAAATGTTAAAGTCTGACCCCCAAACAGCAAACTTACCAGTAATTCTCGTCACAGCACACGCTATGGAAGGCGATCGCGAGAACTTTCTCCGGCTGAGTGGTGCTGATGGCTACATCTCTAAGCCCGTTGTAGACCACCAGCAATTCGTTGACCAAATCATAGCTCTTCTCCCCAGTGACAACCACTGA
- a CDS encoding tetratricopeptide repeat protein encodes MAQEGGSVPKHVSLISLLVVCGLWSMPQAAHAQALIPHTLQLDPAKLEKQGLSLAQEAAQLGQFQQYELALARAKLASQLAPGNDKVWFLLGGLQLQTKNFDGAIASLNRSKTINPKNADVLFALGSANFQQKKYQVAIEHYQAGLALKPNEADGLFDLGNAYYMIGRLPDAIAQYNKAVAQDKKFWPAINNIGLISYEQGNVDEAIKRWQSAVAIDKQAAEPLLALAVALYTKGDRQQGISLGEAALRIDPRYASIDFLKENLWGDRLLSDTKQFLELPRIQAALGQRESAPTPRQ; translated from the coding sequence ATGGCTCAAGAGGGCGGTAGTGTGCCTAAACACGTTAGTTTGATTTCTCTTCTGGTTGTCTGTGGTTTGTGGAGTATGCCCCAAGCAGCTCATGCACAGGCGTTGATACCTCATACATTGCAACTAGATCCAGCAAAGTTGGAAAAGCAAGGGTTGAGTTTAGCCCAAGAAGCGGCTCAACTGGGGCAGTTCCAGCAGTATGAATTGGCTTTAGCAAGAGCAAAATTGGCCAGCCAGTTAGCTCCTGGGAATGATAAAGTGTGGTTTCTCTTGGGTGGTTTGCAGTTGCAAACTAAAAATTTTGATGGAGCGATCGCATCTCTCAATAGATCAAAAACAATCAATCCCAAGAATGCTGATGTCTTGTTTGCTTTAGGCTCGGCTAATTTTCAACAAAAAAAATATCAAGTAGCTATTGAACATTACCAAGCTGGTTTGGCATTGAAACCCAACGAAGCAGATGGATTGTTTGATTTAGGAAACGCCTATTACATGATAGGACGATTGCCAGATGCGATCGCTCAATACAATAAAGCTGTAGCCCAAGATAAAAAATTCTGGCCAGCAATTAACAATATTGGCTTAATCAGCTACGAACAAGGTAACGTGGACGAAGCCATTAAGCGATGGCAATCTGCTGTTGCCATTGATAAACAAGCCGCAGAACCATTGCTAGCTCTAGCAGTGGCTCTGTATACCAAAGGCGATCGCCAACAGGGTATATCTTTAGGAGAAGCCGCACTCCGGATTGATCCGCGCTATGCCAGCATAGATTTTCTCAAAGAAAATTTGTGGGGCGATCGCTTATTGTCTGATACAAAACAATTCTTGGAATTACCGCGCATCCAAGCAGCTTTAGGACAGCGAGAAAGCGCACCTACTCCTAGACAGTGA